Proteins from a single region of Kineosporiaceae bacterium:
- a CDS encoding ATP-dependent Clp protease proteolytic subunit, with protein sequence MSDLIVPQGAGLARGNQSGFGLDEHIYQRLLKDRIIFLGSDVRDDNANAICAQMLLLTADDPEKDIYLYINSPGGSVTAGMAIYDTMQFVPNDVATVAMGLAASMGQFLLSSGAKGKRYALPHARVMMHQPLGGIGGTASDIKIQAELILHMKKQMATLIAEQTGQSVETIARDSDRDRWFTAEQAQEYGLVDHVVSRAGQVSGGGGTGANAN encoded by the coding sequence GTGAGCGACCTGATCGTGCCGCAGGGTGCGGGCCTCGCCCGGGGCAACCAGTCGGGATTCGGCCTGGACGAGCACATCTACCAGCGGCTGCTGAAGGACCGGATCATCTTCCTCGGTTCCGACGTGCGTGACGACAACGCGAATGCGATCTGCGCGCAGATGCTGTTGCTCACCGCGGACGACCCCGAGAAGGACATCTACCTCTACATCAACTCTCCCGGTGGCTCGGTCACCGCGGGCATGGCGATCTACGACACCATGCAGTTCGTCCCCAACGACGTCGCCACCGTGGCCATGGGCCTGGCGGCCTCGATGGGTCAGTTCCTGCTCTCCTCGGGGGCCAAGGGCAAGCGTTACGCCCTGCCGCACGCCCGGGTGATGATGCACCAGCCGCTCGGTGGCATCGGCGGTACCGCGAGCGACATCAAGATCCAGGCTGAGCTCATCCTGCACATGAAGAAGCAGATGGCCACCCTGATCGCCGAGCAGACCGGTCAGAGCGTCGAGACGATCGCGCGGGACTCCGACCGCGACCGCTGGTTCACCGCCGAGCAGGCCCAGGAATACGGGCTGGTCGACCACGTGGTCAGCCGGGCCGGCCAGGTCAGCGGCGGCGGCGGCACCGGCGCGAACGCCAACTGA
- a CDS encoding ATP-dependent Clp protease proteolytic subunit, giving the protein MNPTGRYIVPQFEERTAYGFKRQDPYNKLFEDRIIFLGAPVDDTSADDIMAQLIVLESADTDRDITMYINSPGGSFTALTAIYDTMQYIKPDIQTVCLGQAASAAAVLLAAGTKGKRLALPNARVMIHQPALAGSDYGQASDIEIQANEVQRMREWLEEILAKHSNRTVEQVRTDIERDKILTAEQAVEYGLVDQVLASRKGTTPS; this is encoded by the coding sequence ATGAACCCCACGGGTCGCTACATCGTCCCGCAGTTCGAAGAGCGCACGGCCTACGGGTTCAAGCGCCAGGACCCCTACAACAAGCTGTTCGAGGACCGCATCATCTTCCTCGGCGCACCGGTCGACGACACGTCGGCCGACGACATCATGGCGCAGTTGATCGTGCTCGAGTCGGCGGACACCGACCGCGACATCACGATGTACATCAACTCGCCCGGTGGCTCGTTCACGGCGCTGACCGCGATCTACGACACCATGCAGTACATCAAGCCGGACATTCAGACCGTTTGCCTCGGTCAGGCCGCCTCGGCGGCCGCGGTCCTGCTCGCCGCCGGCACCAAGGGCAAGCGGCTCGCCCTGCCGAACGCCCGGGTGATGATCCACCAGCCCGCCCTCGCCGGCAGCGACTACGGCCAGGCCAGTGACATCGAGATCCAGGCCAACGAGGTACAGCGGATGCGTGAGTGGCTGGAGGAGATCCTCGCCAAGCACTCCAACCGCACGGTCGAGCAGGTGCGTACCGACATCGAGCGCGACAAGATCCTCACCGCCGAGCAGGCCGTCGAGTACGGGCTGGTCGACCAGGTGCTGGCGAGCCGTAAGGGAACCACACCGTCGTAA